A genome region from Bacillaceae bacterium IKA-2 includes the following:
- a CDS encoding proline iminopeptidase-family hydrolase, whose product MTRDGFIEVNGGKVWYQRNDLGIKKTPVIVLHGGPGSSHYSMQGLKVLAEQRPVIFYDQLGCGKSERPTDESLWHIDRFVEELGQVRKALSLDEVHILGHSWGTTLAAAYMLTKPEGVKSVIFSSSCLSAPLWAEDQERNRQKLPTDVQETLTTAETNGTTDSQEYKDATHEFNKRFVCRIDPWPEFLKKGAHLKNGEVYNIMWGPSEFHVTGNLKKFDCTQRLKEINVPILYTCGRHDEATPESTEYYHSLTPNSKFHVFENSAHIPYLEEPKEYIRVVGDFLEEVDLDSN is encoded by the coding sequence ATGACGAGAGACGGATTTATTGAAGTTAATGGTGGCAAGGTATGGTATCAAAGAAATGATCTTGGTATCAAAAAGACACCAGTCATTGTATTACACGGAGGTCCCGGTTCATCTCACTATTCAATGCAGGGGTTAAAAGTGCTAGCTGAGCAACGCCCGGTAATTTTTTATGACCAATTGGGATGTGGAAAGTCAGAGCGTCCGACAGACGAATCACTTTGGCACATTGACCGTTTTGTTGAGGAATTAGGGCAAGTAAGAAAGGCACTTTCTCTTGATGAAGTACATATTCTCGGGCATTCTTGGGGAACTACACTTGCAGCAGCCTATATGTTAACAAAACCTGAAGGTGTTAAGAGTGTTATTTTTTCTAGCTCTTGCCTTAGTGCACCACTTTGGGCAGAGGATCAAGAACGAAATCGCCAAAAATTGCCTACTGATGTCCAAGAAACATTAACAACTGCTGAGACCAATGGTACGACTGACTCGCAAGAATATAAAGATGCTACTCATGAGTTTAATAAGCGTTTTGTTTGTCGAATCGATCCGTGGCCAGAATTTTTAAAAAAAGGAGCACATCTTAAAAATGGTGAAGTGTACAATATTATGTGGGGTCCTTCAGAGTTTCATGTTACTGGAAATTTGAAAAAATTTGATTGCACACAAAGGTTAAAGGAAATCAACGTTCCAATCCTTTATACATGTGGCCGTCATGACGAAGCGACACCAGAATCAACGGAATATTACCATAGTCTTACACCGAACTCAAAATTCCATGTATTTGAAAATAGTGCTCATATACCATATTTAGAAGAGCCAAAAGAATATATTCGAGTTGTTGGTGATTTCCTTGAAGAAGTAGATTTGGATAGTAATTAG